The following coding sequences lie in one Mucilaginibacter sp. KACC 22773 genomic window:
- the fucP gene encoding L-fucose:H+ symporter permease, whose product MTKNKSLFPFILITSLFFLWGFAHNLDPILIPHLKKSFTLTTVQATLVDSAVFIAYFLMALPAGFIMKKYGYKTGIITGLLIFAFGSYLFIPAANTQQYVFFLVALFIIACGLTILETAANPYASSLGDPATSTQRLNFAQSFNGLATTLAPIIGGRVILTKGYTPAQLSVMTEQGRKLALAAEASSVKMPYFILGSVLVIIAILFAFTHLPKIQHHEGHTASKNIFHALKHRHLAWGVAAQFFYVGAQVCVFSLFILYAPKAAGITEVRATYYLGLCGFAFLIGRFIGTFLMRYYSSAVLLAAYAGVNILLCIVAILGHGILTVYTVIGICFFMSIMFPTIFALGIKDLKADTEFGSSLIIMSIVGGAVLPRVFGYISDATGNIQYGYTVPLICFMVVALFGFKGHCVKVKPESLPVSAVL is encoded by the coding sequence ATGACAAAGAACAAAAGTCTTTTCCCCTTTATATTGATTACCAGTTTGTTTTTCTTATGGGGTTTTGCGCATAACCTTGATCCTATATTGATTCCGCACTTAAAAAAGTCATTTACCCTGACAACTGTTCAGGCCACTCTGGTAGACTCGGCTGTGTTCATAGCCTATTTTTTGATGGCTTTGCCGGCAGGCTTTATTATGAAAAAATATGGTTACAAAACAGGCATAATAACGGGGCTGCTCATTTTTGCGTTTGGTTCCTATTTGTTTATACCGGCCGCCAATACGCAACAGTACGTATTTTTCCTTGTAGCCTTGTTTATCATTGCCTGCGGATTAACTATTTTAGAAACAGCGGCCAACCCGTATGCTTCCTCATTGGGCGATCCGGCAACCTCCACGCAAAGGCTTAACTTCGCACAATCGTTTAATGGGCTTGCTACAACCCTGGCGCCTATAATTGGGGGGCGTGTTATACTTACCAAAGGTTATACACCGGCACAATTAAGCGTAATGACCGAGCAGGGTCGCAAACTGGCGCTTGCCGCCGAAGCCTCTTCCGTGAAGATGCCCTACTTTATACTGGGTAGCGTGCTGGTTATCATCGCTATCCTTTTTGCATTTACGCACCTGCCCAAAATTCAGCATCATGAGGGCCATACAGCCAGTAAAAACATTTTTCATGCCCTAAAACACCGCCATTTAGCCTGGGGTGTTGCCGCACAGTTTTTTTATGTGGGTGCACAGGTTTGTGTATTCAGTTTATTTATTCTATACGCTCCAAAAGCGGCCGGCATTACAGAAGTAAGGGCGACTTATTATTTGGGTTTATGCGGCTTTGCGTTCTTGATAGGCAGGTTTATTGGTACGTTTCTAATGCGATATTACAGTTCAGCAGTTTTGCTCGCTGCTTATGCGGGCGTCAATATCTTACTTTGCATTGTCGCCATTTTAGGTCATGGCATCTTAACGGTTTATACTGTCATTGGTATCTGCTTTTTTATGTCCATTATGTTCCCAACCATTTTTGCATTGGGCATAAAAGATTTAAAAGCTGATACAGAATTCGGCAGCAGCCTTATCATTATGTCAATCGTAGGTGGCGCCGTTTTGCCAAGGGTATTTGGTTACATCAGCGATGCGACAGGCAATATCCAATATGGCTACACAGTACCATTGATTTGTTTTATGGTTGTTGCACTTTTTGGATTTAAAGGCCATTGCGTAAAAGTAAAGCCGGAAAGTTTACCGGTTTCGGCGGTTCTTTAA
- a CDS encoding glycoside hydrolase family 97 protein produces MMNLKFYYLLGAVISLAAPSFAQSYKLLSPDKKTVVEVNNKTGLQYTVTSNGLTIIYPSSLGFELKDEPAMGADMKVTNHVEHSVNQTWIPVVKAKHGTVVDHYNELELSLVEKSGQMRRMNIYFRVYDNGVAFRYQLFGTDKIGDRQIVRELTGFNLPAKAKAWVADYGSYTSSQETEFRPRTLNHITTKTIAGLPFLVELDGSHYAAITEANIDNYPGFYIGTLKTDTNATDKVELVSKLSPLSGEAEDGVKARFTNNQFTPWRVVMLGDAPGKLIESELIQNLNPPCALKDVSWIKPGMSAWDNWWSGDVKVDMPTIKKYIDLASAQHWPYMLIDWQWYGAFNKPEADITKPASQLNMPEILAYAKAKKVKCWLWLYSSDVNRNDNFEKAFPIYERWGIAGVKIDFMDRDDQQMVNWYRRIIKTAAKYHLMVDFHGAFKPDGIIRTYPNMITREGVLGEEYSKFSTRITAGHNTTLPFTRMLAGQMDYTPGGFLNVKKEEFRQGSPTQVMNSRCAELAKFVIYESPFTVYCDAPEHILGKPGADFLSNIPTVWDDTKVLSGYPGEYVIIAKRSGKNWYVGAMTNDAERTLQLKLDFLPSGKYTLSSWVDVLSSPQSLTKSNRGVSASSVINIHLDTAGGWVAKIIAND; encoded by the coding sequence ATGATGAATCTGAAATTCTATTATCTTCTGGGTGCTGTCATTTCACTGGCAGCTCCTTCTTTCGCGCAAAGCTACAAGTTGTTATCGCCGGATAAAAAAACTGTTGTGGAGGTAAACAACAAAACCGGACTACAATACACTGTTACCAGTAACGGCCTAACCATTATCTATCCTTCATCACTTGGTTTCGAGTTGAAAGATGAACCGGCTATGGGCGCCGATATGAAGGTAACCAATCATGTGGAGCATTCTGTTAACCAAACCTGGATACCGGTAGTGAAAGCCAAACACGGGACAGTAGTCGATCATTATAATGAATTGGAGTTGTCGCTGGTAGAGAAATCCGGGCAGATGCGGAGGATGAATATTTATTTTAGGGTTTATGATAATGGTGTTGCTTTCCGTTACCAGTTATTTGGTACGGATAAAATTGGCGACCGGCAGATAGTGAGGGAACTTACCGGCTTTAACTTGCCTGCAAAGGCAAAAGCCTGGGTGGCAGATTATGGCAGCTACACCTCCTCGCAGGAAACCGAGTTTCGGCCGCGAACCCTTAATCACATCACTACAAAAACGATTGCCGGTTTGCCCTTTTTGGTTGAATTAGATGGAAGCCATTACGCTGCCATTACCGAAGCTAATATCGATAACTATCCGGGATTTTACATAGGAACGTTAAAAACAGACACCAACGCCACTGATAAAGTTGAGTTGGTTAGCAAATTATCGCCTTTGTCGGGCGAAGCGGAGGATGGGGTAAAGGCCCGTTTTACAAATAACCAATTTACACCGTGGCGGGTGGTTATGCTGGGCGATGCACCGGGAAAGCTAATCGAGTCGGAGCTGATACAAAACCTGAATCCTCCCTGCGCGCTAAAAGATGTAAGCTGGATTAAACCGGGCATGAGCGCCTGGGATAACTGGTGGAGCGGTGATGTAAAGGTAGATATGCCAACCATCAAAAAATATATTGATCTGGCATCGGCACAACACTGGCCATATATGCTTATCGACTGGCAATGGTATGGTGCGTTTAACAAGCCCGAGGCTGATATTACCAAGCCTGCATCGCAATTGAATATGCCTGAGATTTTAGCCTATGCTAAAGCAAAGAAGGTTAAGTGCTGGCTTTGGTTATACAGTTCGGATGTAAACCGGAACGACAATTTTGAAAAGGCATTTCCAATTTACGAGCGATGGGGCATTGCCGGCGTTAAAATTGATTTTATGGACCGGGACGACCAGCAAATGGTAAACTGGTACCGTCGTATTATTAAAACAGCTGCTAAATATCATTTAATGGTTGATTTCCATGGCGCTTTTAAACCGGATGGCATCATACGTACCTATCCTAACATGATTACACGGGAAGGGGTTTTAGGCGAAGAATATTCTAAGTTTTCAACCCGGATAACGGCCGGGCATAATACCACCTTACCCTTTACCCGTATGCTGGCCGGACAAATGGACTACACGCCCGGCGGATTTTTAAATGTAAAGAAGGAAGAGTTTAGACAAGGCAGCCCCACCCAGGTAATGAACAGCCGCTGTGCCGAACTGGCAAAATTTGTGATTTACGAAAGTCCGTTTACGGTTTACTGCGATGCGCCGGAGCATATTTTGGGCAAACCAGGCGCCGATTTTTTGAGCAATATACCTACCGTTTGGGATGATACCAAGGTGCTGAGCGGATATCCGGGCGAATACGTCATCATTGCCAAAAGAAGCGGAAAGAACTGGTACGTCGGCGCAATGACCAACGATGCTGAAAGGACTTTACAGTTGAAACTGGATTTTTTACCATCGGGTAAATATACATTGTCGTCCTGGGTTGATGTATTATCTTCTCCTCAAAGCTTAACCAAGTCTAATAGAGGCGTTTCAGCAAGTTCAGTTATCAATATTCATTTGGACACCGCGGGCGGATGGGTAGCGAAGATTATTGCCAACGACTAA
- a CDS encoding alpha-L-fucosidase, which translates to MKRRTLIKGLATGLSSLYLSKLYANNLLPAHSNPGIAAGPFQPTWESLAQYQVPDWFRDAKFGMWAHWGPQCQPEHGDWYARGMYQEGSDQYKYHVQKYGHPSKFGFKDVINEWKAEKWDPSELVGLYKSAGAKYFMALANHHDNFDLYDSKYQSWNSTKIGPKKDLIGGWARAAKEQGLPFGVSVHASHPWTWYEVAQRADKTGPYAGIPYDGKLTKADGVDKWWNGYDPQELYAQNHALSKDSLDDNSMGSHWDWGNGASVPNKAYCDKFLNRTIELIDKYDPELIYFDDTALPLWPVSDAGLKIAAHMYNTSIKKHGKLLAALFGKVLNEQQRKCMIWDIERGQSNQIEPLPWQTDTCIGGWHYDRRIFDYKGYKSAKTIVHTLVDIVSKNGNLLLNIPVRGDGTIDSEERAVVENIGAWMQVNGEAIYGTRPWKVFGEGPAIESAAPINAQGFNEGKGKPFVAEDIRFTVKGKSLYATMFGWPTGNEALIKKLATGIEAGKVSRVSLLGNGTLSFEQTSAGLKVKLPGQATGKDAFVLKIEGVV; encoded by the coding sequence ATGAAAAGAAGAACACTAATAAAAGGTCTGGCTACAGGGTTGTCCTCGTTATACCTGTCTAAACTTTATGCTAACAATCTATTGCCAGCCCATTCAAATCCGGGCATCGCTGCCGGCCCATTTCAGCCAACATGGGAATCACTGGCCCAATACCAGGTACCTGATTGGTTCCGCGACGCCAAATTTGGTATGTGGGCGCATTGGGGACCACAATGCCAACCAGAACACGGTGACTGGTATGCCCGTGGTATGTACCAGGAGGGCAGTGATCAGTATAAATACCATGTTCAAAAATATGGACATCCTTCAAAATTTGGTTTTAAGGATGTGATTAACGAATGGAAAGCTGAGAAATGGGACCCCAGCGAATTGGTGGGTTTATACAAAAGTGCAGGTGCCAAATACTTTATGGCATTGGCCAATCATCATGACAATTTTGACCTTTACGACAGCAAATACCAAAGTTGGAACTCTACCAAAATTGGCCCCAAAAAAGATCTGATTGGCGGCTGGGCCAGGGCTGCTAAAGAACAGGGCCTGCCTTTTGGCGTCAGTGTACATGCATCACACCCCTGGACCTGGTACGAGGTTGCCCAGCGTGCAGATAAAACCGGCCCATACGCAGGCATACCTTATGATGGTAAGCTAACCAAGGCGGATGGCGTAGACAAATGGTGGAATGGCTATGATCCGCAGGAACTATATGCACAAAATCACGCATTAAGCAAGGATAGCCTTGATGATAATAGCATGGGTAGCCACTGGGACTGGGGCAATGGTGCCAGTGTGCCCAACAAAGCTTATTGTGATAAATTTTTAAACCGCACTATTGAACTGATAGATAAATACGATCCTGAGCTGATTTATTTTGATGATACTGCTTTACCTCTTTGGCCGGTAAGTGATGCCGGCTTAAAAATTGCGGCACATATGTACAATACCAGCATAAAAAAACACGGTAAACTGCTGGCAGCACTGTTTGGCAAAGTACTGAATGAACAACAGCGTAAATGCATGATATGGGATATTGAACGCGGACAAAGCAATCAGATAGAACCGTTGCCCTGGCAAACGGATACCTGCATAGGTGGCTGGCACTATGACCGCCGCATATTTGATTATAAGGGCTATAAAAGTGCAAAAACCATAGTGCATACTCTTGTTGATATAGTAAGCAAAAATGGCAACCTGCTGTTAAATATCCCTGTACGTGGCGATGGCACCATTGACAGCGAAGAACGCGCCGTAGTTGAAAATATAGGGGCCTGGATGCAAGTTAACGGTGAAGCGATTTACGGCACACGCCCCTGGAAAGTATTTGGGGAAGGCCCGGCAATAGAATCGGCAGCGCCAATCAACGCACAGGGTTTTAACGAAGGCAAAGGGAAGCCGTTTGTGGCCGAAGATATCAGGTTTACTGTAAAAGGTAAAAGCCTTTACGCCACGATGTTTGGCTGGCCAACAGGGAATGAAGCCCTGATTAAAAAGTTAGCAACAGGTATTGAGGCGGGTAAGGTAAGCAGGGTAAGCCTGCTTGGAAACGGTACTTTGAGTTTTGAGCAAACGTCAGCCGGCCTTAAAGTAAAATTACCCGGGCAAGCTACCGGTAAAGACGCGTTTGTTTTAAAAATTGAAGGGGTTGTTTAA
- a CDS encoding helix-turn-helix domain-containing protein translates to MFIIALAEVRDITWIPGEKRPARPFLKQPFHLKVSYLLIIMIRRVLKHTFTLLNVDHVTLGPKWNYKNVISPYFRLYYIDAGTGEISDPSTSLKLEPGFLYIIPSFTLCNLRCQNHLSQFFIQFFEESSDGISLFANNRSIFKVQATAIDIMNFTRLLEINPGRGINRSDNPKVYEKNIFYKEYQELNNRQNMATFIETHGILLQLVSRFLTPEIFKHKEISHIPVKILNAISYIQLNLHQDLSVTYLAEKANQHTDYFSRLFQQYTGERPLRYIHEKRIERAQYLMVTTGMTYAEIATQTGFENIFYFSKIFKKITGMSPGHYKKQIDLVNF, encoded by the coding sequence TTGTTTATTATTGCTTTAGCGGAAGTGAGAGACATTACATGGATTCCAGGAGAAAAAAGACCAGCAAGGCCCTTTTTAAAGCAACCATTTCACTTAAAAGTATCTTATTTACTGATAATTATGATTAGGAGAGTACTAAAGCACACATTTACATTATTAAATGTAGATCATGTAACCCTTGGCCCGAAATGGAATTATAAAAACGTGATTAGCCCCTATTTCAGACTATACTATATTGATGCAGGTACTGGAGAAATCTCGGATCCCTCAACTTCACTTAAACTTGAGCCTGGTTTTCTATATATTATACCCAGTTTTACTTTATGCAACCTTCGTTGCCAAAATCATCTCAGCCAGTTTTTTATCCAGTTTTTTGAGGAATCATCTGATGGTATATCCCTGTTCGCAAATAATCGTTCAATCTTTAAAGTACAGGCAACAGCAATTGATATTATGAATTTCACCCGTTTACTGGAGATAAATCCGGGCAGGGGCATCAACCGCTCCGATAATCCGAAGGTATATGAAAAAAACATTTTTTATAAAGAGTACCAAGAGCTTAATAACCGCCAAAACATGGCGACATTTATTGAAACACATGGTATTTTGTTGCAATTGGTGTCACGATTTTTGACACCGGAGATATTTAAACACAAGGAAATTAGTCATATACCAGTTAAAATATTGAACGCAATCAGCTATATCCAACTAAATTTACACCAGGATCTATCGGTAACCTACCTGGCAGAAAAGGCCAATCAGCATACAGATTACTTTTCGCGTTTGTTTCAACAATACACTGGCGAAAGGCCTCTAAGATACATCCACGAGAAAAGGATTGAACGGGCCCAATACCTAATGGTAACAACCGGGATGACCTACGCAGAAATTGCGACGCAAACCGGCTTTGAGAATATATTCTACTTTTCTAAGATATTTAAAAAGATTACAGGGATGTCACCAGGGCATTACAAAAAGCAAATTGATTTGGTCAATTTTTAA
- a CDS encoding glycoside hydrolase family 95 protein: MTKKIICIALITSCSLFANAQKKTTHRIAPLVIWDDKPAKTWMTEAYPMGNGRFGGMVFGGLAQEHIQFNEISLWTGDENETGAYQAFGDLFIGFKNKDTTQALPADYRRQLDISKAVQQVTYTDNGIAFKREYFCSFPDKAMVLHFTANKKGAYSAVISLKDAHGSKVTGIGKSLEFEGKLDNGLAYKAGIVIKTTGGSAAIESDGKGGSQLKISNADGFIILLSAATDYSNKREQHWRGEAPGVKVKQNLDGASAKIYQQLLGDHIADYSALFGRVAINLGTTSPPAAAEPTYKRLIAYKKQADPQLEALLYQYGRYLLINSSRKGGLPANLQGLWNESNNPPWRSDYHSNINIQMNYWLAEPTNLSECHIPYLDYINSMREVKKVSTQKEYPGVRGWTVKTENGVYGGGSFLWNTPGSAWYAQGIWEHYAFTKDKNYLQTFAYPILKEIVEFWDDHLKRRPDGTLVSPLGWSPEHGPTEDGVTYDQEIVYDLFTNYISAADVLGADKNYRDHVADMREHLLKPKIGKWGQLQEWETDRDDPKDTHRHSSNLFGLHPGKRISTIKTPELAQAAKVSLLARGDVSTGWSMAWKMNFWARLQDGDHAYKILSNFITLAGGSGVDYNNGGGVYANLLCAHPPFQIDGNFGYTAGVTEMLLQSQTDEIQLLPALPKAWLSGSVQGLKARGDFEIKDMEWKDGKVISIAIKSLAGGVCNLRSPNKLMVEGMKIPGTVVDNEFKYQFESVAGKTYVFKANN, encoded by the coding sequence ATGACCAAAAAGATAATTTGCATTGCCCTTATAACCAGCTGCAGTTTATTTGCAAACGCGCAAAAGAAAACCACTCATCGCATCGCCCCGCTGGTAATATGGGATGACAAACCTGCTAAAACCTGGATGACAGAAGCCTATCCAATGGGGAACGGCCGCTTCGGCGGAATGGTTTTTGGAGGCCTGGCGCAAGAGCATATTCAATTTAACGAGATAAGCCTCTGGACAGGTGATGAAAACGAAACCGGTGCCTACCAGGCCTTTGGCGATTTGTTTATCGGTTTCAAAAATAAGGACACTACACAGGCTTTACCTGCTGATTATCGCAGGCAATTGGATATCAGTAAAGCGGTTCAGCAGGTAACTTATACTGATAATGGTATAGCTTTTAAACGGGAATACTTTTGTAGTTTTCCGGATAAGGCGATGGTTTTGCACTTCACTGCAAACAAAAAGGGCGCTTATTCGGCGGTCATCAGTTTAAAAGACGCACATGGCTCAAAAGTTACCGGCATTGGAAAATCATTGGAGTTTGAGGGCAAACTGGATAACGGTTTGGCCTATAAAGCAGGTATCGTCATAAAAACAACAGGCGGTTCTGCAGCTATTGAAAGTGATGGCAAGGGCGGTTCGCAGCTTAAGATCAGTAATGCAGATGGTTTTATCATATTGCTTTCGGCCGCTACAGATTACAGCAACAAGCGCGAACAACATTGGCGTGGGGAAGCACCAGGTGTAAAGGTGAAGCAAAACCTGGATGGGGCATCTGCCAAAATCTACCAGCAACTATTGGGTGATCATATAGCTGATTATTCCGCGCTTTTCGGCCGGGTTGCCATAAACCTGGGCACAACATCGCCACCAGCCGCTGCCGAACCAACATATAAGCGGTTGATTGCTTATAAAAAACAGGCTGATCCTCAATTGGAGGCTTTGCTTTATCAATATGGACGATATTTATTAATCAATTCATCGCGTAAAGGTGGTTTGCCTGCAAATTTGCAGGGGCTTTGGAACGAAAGTAATAATCCGCCGTGGCGAAGTGATTATCATTCCAACATCAACATCCAGATGAATTACTGGCTGGCCGAACCAACTAATCTTTCGGAATGCCACATACCTTACCTTGATTATATCAACAGTATGCGCGAGGTAAAAAAGGTAAGTACGCAAAAGGAGTACCCCGGCGTACGCGGGTGGACAGTTAAAACCGAAAATGGTGTGTACGGCGGTGGAAGCTTTTTGTGGAACACGCCCGGCAGCGCATGGTACGCCCAGGGTATTTGGGAGCATTATGCGTTCACCAAAGACAAAAATTATTTGCAAACTTTTGCCTACCCCATACTGAAAGAGATTGTAGAGTTTTGGGACGACCATTTAAAACGCCGCCCGGATGGCACCCTGGTGTCTCCGCTGGGCTGGTCGCCTGAGCATGGGCCAACCGAAGATGGGGTGACCTATGACCAGGAGATAGTTTATGATCTGTTTACCAATTATATATCGGCGGCAGATGTTTTAGGTGCTGATAAAAACTATCGCGATCACGTTGCCGATATGCGGGAGCATTTGCTAAAACCTAAAATTGGCAAATGGGGCCAGTTACAGGAGTGGGAAACTGATCGTGATGATCCGAAAGATACACACCGTCACTCATCAAATTTGTTTGGCTTGCACCCAGGTAAACGCATAAGCACTATAAAAACGCCCGAATTGGCGCAGGCGGCCAAAGTAAGCCTATTGGCGCGTGGCGATGTATCAACAGGATGGTCAATGGCCTGGAAAATGAATTTTTGGGCACGCCTGCAGGATGGCGATCATGCTTACAAAATCCTGAGCAACTTCATAACCCTTGCAGGTGGTTCGGGTGTTGACTATAACAACGGTGGTGGTGTATACGCCAACCTGCTATGTGCGCATCCGCCATTCCAGATAGATGGTAATTTTGGTTATACAGCAGGTGTTACAGAAATGCTGCTGCAGAGCCAGACCGACGAAATTCAACTATTGCCCGCTTTGCCAAAAGCCTGGTTAAGCGGAAGTGTTCAAGGGCTTAAAGCCCGTGGCGATTTTGAGATTAAGGATATGGAGTGGAAAGATGGTAAAGTAATCAGTATTGCAATTAAGTCATTGGCAGGCGGAGTGTGTAATTTAAGATCGCCAAATAAATTGATGGTTGAAGGGATGAAAATTCCGGGAACGGTGGTTGATAACGAATTTAAATACCAGTTTGAATCCGTTGCGGGTAAAACGTATGTTTTTAAGGCAAATAATTAA
- a CDS encoding DUF4998 domain-containing protein produces MKKLIYILLACFVAAAWYGCKKDGLATDYKKFYDGHELTYTGAVAQAIVQPGNLEIGLKWKASSDPSIVKYVVYYNNGADSQVVNVTAKVDTIRTVIKNLQEYTYSFTIYSYDAKGNKSIPYELNNAKAYGPVYASNLLNRAYNATTPYVVNGDGSVQLNFITPDTINIKTVINYTNAAGAASQLTLAPNVNSITLPTYKTGTPITYKSYYIPERTSIDTFAVAQFDTFPTIYIYVKCDKSKFSEVHLPQDVGTYSGETTISKLWDNSDGPQGYPNIFHSDGSYIPHVLTFDMGQSYSNLGQMEEVGRNCCNNPDQFEVWGINSLTGATTTLRADNSGWKTEAIAKGWILLKSVTRTDDGQAALKVDLLSNPPPVRYIRIRVLHTVTGSGYSNMSEITFWNKE; encoded by the coding sequence ATGAAAAAACTGATATATATACTGCTTGCCTGTTTTGTAGCAGCAGCGTGGTATGGTTGTAAGAAAGATGGTCTTGCAACAGACTATAAAAAATTCTACGATGGTCACGAATTAACTTACACAGGCGCGGTAGCACAGGCTATTGTACAACCTGGTAATTTAGAAATAGGCCTGAAGTGGAAGGCAAGTTCCGATCCGAGTATCGTAAAATATGTTGTATACTATAACAATGGTGCCGATTCGCAAGTTGTTAATGTTACAGCTAAAGTGGATACAATAAGAACCGTAATTAAAAATTTGCAGGAGTATACTTACTCATTTACCATCTATTCCTATGATGCAAAAGGGAATAAATCTATTCCTTATGAATTAAATAACGCTAAGGCTTACGGACCGGTTTATGCGTCCAACTTATTAAACCGGGCCTATAACGCAACTACGCCTTACGTTGTTAATGGCGATGGCTCAGTACAGTTGAATTTTATTACACCAGATACTATCAACATAAAAACTGTTATCAATTATACCAACGCGGCCGGCGCAGCATCGCAGCTTACGCTTGCCCCAAATGTAAATTCAATAACACTGCCCACGTATAAAACAGGTACTCCTATTACGTATAAATCGTACTACATACCCGAACGCACTTCAATCGATACTTTTGCCGTAGCACAATTTGATACATTTCCTACAATCTATATTTATGTAAAATGCGATAAATCTAAATTTTCGGAAGTTCACCTACCACAGGATGTTGGTACCTACTCTGGCGAAACCACTATCAGTAAATTGTGGGATAACAGCGATGGTCCGCAAGGCTATCCCAATATTTTTCACAGCGATGGCTCATATATTCCACATGTGCTTACATTTGATATGGGGCAGTCATATAGTAATTTGGGGCAGATGGAAGAAGTTGGAAGAAACTGCTGTAACAACCCGGATCAGTTTGAAGTTTGGGGGATAAATAGTTTAACCGGCGCTACCACAACTTTAAGGGCCGATAACAGTGGCTGGAAAACAGAAGCCATTGCCAAAGGATGGATATTACTGAAATCGGTTACCAGGACAGACGACGGACAAGCCGCTCTGAAGGTTGATTTATTAAGTAATCCTCCACCCGTTAGGTATATACGTATAAGAGTATTACATACCGTAACAGGATCAGGCTATAGCAACATGAGCGAAATAACCTTCTGGAATAAGGAATAA
- a CDS encoding DUF4959 domain-containing protein, with protein sequence MKNFKNYLVLLFVGLMVAGITSCKRNDGDREPISTDKTKPGIITNVKVDNYPGGAYITYTLPNSDNILYVQAKYQIRDGVSRETKSSYYTDTVNVEGFAKEADYDVTLYAVSRANVQSDPVKVTVHPQTPPYISIKATTSIGADFGGVNVKALNPLKKEIGVIVTAFDKSTNAMEIQDQHYTKSDTIDYSVRGFNTDNRNFGVYITDKFGNISDTIKQAISPLFEQLLDKSKFSPYNLASDTEIGYGWVLPNLWDGKTDGNSAGWHTNPGHTPPFVCTFNVGLSYKLSRFILWERPDQYAYGHGNPRIFSLWGSNVSSPKDSQLPVSAAVGTVIGDWTNIGNYHYPDPPSGLPPTAVNSADNAFVMAGVNFNISLAAPPVHFIRLAVAQTWSGGNFAHAMEISLYGKPE encoded by the coding sequence ATGAAGAATTTTAAAAATTATTTAGTCCTGCTTTTTGTAGGCCTAATGGTTGCCGGCATAACATCGTGTAAAAGGAACGACGGGGATAGGGAACCAATATCAACAGATAAAACAAAGCCCGGCATAATTACAAATGTAAAGGTTGATAATTACCCGGGTGGAGCCTATATTACCTATACACTGCCAAACTCAGATAATATACTCTATGTACAGGCCAAATATCAAATAAGGGATGGCGTATCAAGAGAAACAAAATCAAGCTACTACACCGATACTGTAAATGTTGAGGGTTTTGCAAAGGAAGCTGATTACGATGTTACATTATATGCCGTAAGCAGGGCAAACGTACAATCAGATCCGGTTAAGGTTACTGTACACCCGCAAACGCCACCCTACATCTCCATTAAAGCAACTACAAGTATTGGCGCCGATTTTGGCGGTGTTAACGTTAAGGCGCTAAATCCCTTGAAAAAAGAAATTGGAGTTATTGTAACTGCCTTTGATAAGTCAACCAACGCCATGGAAATCCAGGATCAGCATTACACAAAATCAGATACCATCGATTACTCGGTACGTGGTTTTAATACTGATAACCGGAACTTTGGGGTTTATATAACCGATAAATTCGGCAATATATCAGATACCATTAAACAAGCCATTTCTCCGTTGTTTGAGCAATTGCTGGATAAAAGCAAATTCAGCCCTTATAATTTAGCTTCAGATACCGAAATAGGGTATGGCTGGGTGCTGCCCAACTTATGGGACGGTAAAACGGACGGAAACAGTGCTGGATGGCATACCAATCCCGGACATACCCCACCGTTTGTTTGTACATTTAATGTTGGTTTGAGTTATAAATTAAGTCGCTTTATTTTATGGGAGCGGCCAGATCAATATGCTTATGGCCACGGGAACCCGAGAATTTTCTCTTTATGGGGCTCCAATGTTTCCTCGCCTAAAGATTCGCAGTTGCCGGTATCAGCCGCTGTGGGCACTGTTATAGGCGATTGGACAAATATTGGCAACTATCATTATCCTGATCCACCATCGGGCTTGCCGCCAACAGCTGTTAACTCGGCCGATAATGCTTTTGTAATGGCTGGTGTAAACTTTAATATATCGTTAGCGGCGCCGCCGGTTCACTTTATCAGGCTTGCTGTGGCCCAAACATGGTCGGGCGGTAACTTTGCACACGCAATGGAAATATCACTATACGGTAAACCTGAGTAG